The DNA sequence TTGCGAAATCTGAGCTGTCGCAGTCTGGATAGACTTGGGACTCTCTACCTCTGCGTTACCAATTTTAAAGCCATTTTCCAGCATGCCTTTAAAATCAATCAAACAGCAGTTAGTCATAGGAGTGTAGGGGCTGTAGTCCAAGTCATGATAGTGTATATCCCCTTTTTGGTGAGCATTGGCTACGTGCTTAGGAAGCATTTGCAATCCGATTGATTTCCCCACAATCCCTGCTGTCAAATCACGTTGAGTATTAAAGACATCGCTGTCTTTATTGGCATTTTCATTGACAACCGCTTGATCTTTATTGAGAAGTTTATGAATGCTAAAGTTGATATCTGTCGCTTTTGAGCGCTCAAAATCCCTCTGTGTCCGATAAGTGATATACTCTTCAGCCAAGGCATATTCTTTGGCTTCAAGAAGTTCATGTTCTACGATATTCTGAATCTCATAAATCTTCACACCTTTAGGGAAACGACTGTGAATTTCGGTAACGATTCTTTCAACTAGACCATTTAGGCGTTTTTCTACTAGAGGCGTAACGTCCATAACCTTTTCCGCCGCCTTGTGGAGAGCCTTGTCAATCTTGTCTACATCAAATACTACACGTCTACCATCTCGTTTTTCAACGAACAAGGTGGGAACGGTTGCAAGCTTTTCTTCTAATACAATCATATCCATGCTCTTTTCTAAAATATTGTTAAATAGTTTATATTCAGTATTATACCACTCTAAAAATAAAAATCAATATCTTGTGTTAAAAATCCTAAAATTTTTAAAATTCCACAAGATATTGATTTTTGTTATTTGAATTTATAAAGCTTAAACTCGCTAGTATCTGTCTGAACAAGCTCATAGTTTTCACTGAGCCAGCTCTCTACATCTGACCACAAGGCAACTTTTTGATTGACCACAATCATCTTCGGTTGATTCTCTTTCAGATCATTCATCAGTTTGGTTTTATTTTCGTCGCTTGCAGTATAGAGTGTTGGAGTTGATAGAGAAGTCGGCGCCAAGCGTTCACTTGCACGGTAGAAATCAGGACGATCATCCCAAGCATAGACACGATCCTCAGAACTCGTTTGCTGCTTTACCATGCTAGCAAGACGTTCTCTCTCCTGATAAGTCGCTGGATGCGAAAGGTAGCGACTCACGATAGGAAGAACAATAAGATAGGCAAGGGCAATCAGTGGTAGATAGAAATTTCCTTTAAGGAAAGAAGTTTGTTTCTCACGTCTTCTTCTACGACGACTGCCTCCATCCGAAACATCTTCCTTGATTCCTGTCAGAAGGAGCAAGACCAAGAAAGGAATTAGTACCACAAGATGAGTACCGTTGATGGGTTCTTTGGAAAAAATCAAGAGCCCCAAAGAAAGCAATAAGCCCAAACTAGCAGCAATCGATAGGGAATATTGCTTAGCTGATTTTGACTGGAACAAACCAGAAAAGAGCAAACTAAGGGAACCTAGCCCAATAGCAAGTAAGCCGTAGAAGGCTGCATTTTCAAGCAAATGCGCATTTGAAAAGAAGCTAAGAGTATTTACCGGATACAAGGTCTGGCTAATGGCATCCCCAAAACTACCTGTTAATACTGTATAGTAGCCCAAAGGATAGAATAAGAGTGAGAACCCTAAGGCTGACGCAAAAAATTGATATAAACCATGAACAAAGTGACCTTTGCCTAAGTTAAAGCCGATAATTCCCAAGGCTAGTGTAGCTGCAAATAAGGCTGTTGGGGTTGGCGCAAGGAAGAAAGCGAGAGCAAGGCTCATACCAACACGTAAAAATCCTTTGTCACCGTTTGGATAAGCTAGGTAGTTCGTAACAATGCTAAGTGAATAAAATAGGAAAGGCAAGGCTAGCAAGAGAGCATAGCCACCACCAAAAGCGAGACCTGCTACCAACAAATTAAACACAAACACAAGCTGCTTGGCTTCTTCTACACGGTCTGTAAGACTATCCGCAGATTTAAAAAGAAAAACGCCTGCTCCAAACAAGGCCAACCACTCAACCAAAGCAATCAGAATACTGCCTTGTGAAAGATAGGTAAGCAGGTAATAGAGCAATCCCTCCGTCCCAAAATAATCGGTATACATTTGACCATTTTGATGCAAAGCCCAACCGGTATAAAGATCCTGAGTTTGTCGCGGGCTTACTAAACCAAAAATAAGGGGGATAACCACAGAAATAGCTGTAGCCACTAAACTCCAAAGCAAGATACTAAAAAAGGGAATCGGAGCTCCTTCTCGCTTTTCTGGAACGGACCAGTCTTGGTAATGAGATTCTTCTTGTTTCTCATCTATTTTCCCATATACATTCATTCAATTTCTCCTCTAAGTTTATCTGTTTTAGTATATCAAAATCTTACAGGAATGTCAGCTTGGGATTGATATTTGCTGAATTTCTTATTCAATAGCGCAAAGCGTTCGATTTCACGAAAACGGTGGAATCGACTGTCTCTATACTCTCTAATAAAATCGTCATCTTCTAGATTAAGCATGTTTTTCTCCTTTACCTATCTATTCGTAAGAAGACAAAAAAGATCCAGCCTTGGGCTAGATCTTGATGGATAGTTAGAGCATAGGTGCAAACAACTGGACAATTTCCTTGATCAGGCTTTGATACCAGCTTGTTTTGATGGTGTGGGGATAAATTTCTTGAGAAACTTTAAAAATCTCTTCAAAGTCCCTTTCAATATCAATGATGGACTGCGTTCTATAAAGTAAGACGGCATTTTCATAGTGATGAAGCAAACTCCGATAGTCAAAATTGATGGTTCCCACAGTAGCCGCCTCTCCATCAACAAGCATTTGCTTGCTATGAAGGAATCCCGGGCTATACTCATAAATACGAACCCCCGCAGATAGCAAGTCTGGGTAGGCTCCTCGAGTAACTAACTGAATAACCTTTTTATCTGGGATACACGGCGTCACAATTCGCACATCTACCCCTCTCAATGCTGCATTTTTAATACTTTCAGTTAGATCGTAGTCAGCAATCAGATAGGGAGTCGTGATGTAGACGTAGTCTGTAGCTTGATTGATAAGATTTTGATAGACCGTTTTTCCAACCTGGGCTCGGTAGATGGGTTTGGGACCGCTACTGTAAGGGATACAAAGCCCCATCCCATCTTTGGGTTGATTTTCGAGATGGTATTGGTCAAAGTCACTAATTTCCCCACGGTTAATATACCAAGTTGATAAAAAGAGTCTAGTAAAAGCCTTAACTGCCGATCCATCTAGGCGAATACCGCTATCCTTCCAGTAACCAAAGCGTTCGATATGGTTGATATACTCATCTGCTAGATTGGCACCACCTGTATAGGCAATCTGCCCATCGATAATCATGATTTTACGGTGGTCACGGTTGTTATAGGCAACGGTCAAGCGTGGAATCACCTTGTTAAATTTATGGGCTTCAATCCCTCGGCTACGAAGGTGGATGGTATAATCCCCAGGTAAGGTTGCCATGCATCCAATATCGTCATAAAGGAGTTTCACTTCTACTCCTTGAGCTGCCTTTTCTTCCAAAATCTCCAAAATACTATTCCACATCAAACCTTCTTCGATGATATAGTATTCAAGAAAGATAAACTTCTCGGCTTTTTTGAGATCCTCTAGCATCTGACGCCACATGCTTTCCCCTGAAGGGAAAAAATGGGTATCCGTTCGATTATAGACATCTGCATTCGTGTCCATACTGAGGAGAGATTTGATAACCCCGTAAGCCGACTTGTCTTGTTCTTTTAACTCCAAACGGAGAGCCCTGCTATTGTCCTCTCGGTAAACCATTGATTGGAGCTGCTTTAGCTGCTTCAATTCTTTTTTAGATAAACGGCGCTCTCCAAACATGATATAGAGCAAAGGGCCAAAAACTGGCACAAAGGCTACTAACAACCATGTTACCTTACTCTCAGGATTCATAGATCTATTCACAATCGATACAATGGTCGCTAAGCTTACTAAAATGACAAGGATAATCCAGAGAATCGGAGCCATCCGCCCCAGATAGAGAAATAAACCAAAGACGATAAACAACTCTGCCAACATGATAGTAATACTAAAACCATACTTGGACATGAGTAGCTGCATTTTTCTAGCTGTCATAGATCCCCTTCCTTTTCTAACATTCTCCTTAACTGCTTAATAAACTAATCTTTCTACTAGTATACCTCAGTTCAGGGGTAGATAGCAACCTTTTACTCTTGCCCTTCCATTTTCAGATGTGTATTACAGTTTGAGAGCCAACATATTGACTGTCATACCTGCTGCAGTTCCCATAAGGTAGACGGTATCTCCTTCTTTAACCAATCCATGGTCCAATGAATAGGCCAAGCCAAATGGCACAGAGACTGACACCATATTTCCATAGTCCGTGACGAGATTGAGGTATTGATTCTCAGCCACACCTAGCTTTTCCATAACCAAAGGAAGAGCACGACTTGCTTGGTGAGGAATGATATAGTCCACGTCTGCCAAGGCTAGCTGGGTCTTTTCTTGAAACTCTTCAAACATGACTGGGATTTTACGAGCTGACAAGAGGAGGATTTTCTTTCCCTTCATATCAAACATATAGTTGGTCTTAGTCGCTTCAGAGTACTCTTTTGGTTGAAAAGAAGTCAGACCTCCACGAATTTCCGTATCGTGAGCTCCTTCTGACCAAGTACGTTGGAGACTAGCAATGACCCCTTTTTCCTGATGGCTTTTTTGGAAAATAAAGGCTGCCGCCCCATCACTAAAGAGTTCAAAACTTTCTTTTTGCTTGGGATTGAGCCCTAAACTACCAACCTCACTAGACACGATCAGAACACGATTGTATTCGCCCGCCTCAATCAAGTGGGACATGGTCGATAGGGCAGAAATAAAGCTAGTACAGGTCGTATTGATATCCATAGCTGGAATAGAGAGTCCTTTTGCCACGCGCTCATGAATCAAGGCAGCAGTACAAGGAATAGGCTGAACTCCAACTGCACTAGCTGATACAAGGCAATCGATATCTTTAATATCTAAATTTGCATGTTCAAGCGCACGCTGAATCGCTACCTCTGCCAAGTCGAGTTGCGTTTCTTCATTTTCAACTACACGATAACGAGTCTGGTCTTTGAATTGGACGGTATGTTTGGGAAGGCAAACACCATAACCAGCGATTTCTACATGTCTTTTTACTTCTGTCATTGTCTATTATCCTTTCATAAACGTTGGATTCGTTTGAGTTTACGGCTAGTATCCCAGTGATAATCTGAAAATTGGATTTGAGGAACTATGAACTCTTTTTGCTGGGCCAAGAGTTGGAACTGTGCTAAAATCGCTGTCTCTACGTCCTCATCTCGTTGGCTTAGGCAAACTTCCACTAACTTCTCGGAATGTTGCTTGACTTGGTAATCTCCTACATTCTCCACAAAAAGGATGCAGCGCCTGATAAAGTCTGGATAGATAGTTACCTGTCCCCCATCCAGTCCTTCAAAATAGAAGATGTCGTCAGAGCGTCCTTCGACCTTGTCAATCCGTGTATAGCAGGAGCCACAGGGACAAGGCTCCGGATTTTCAACCAAGATATCATTGAGCTGGTAGCGATAAACAGGCTGACTGCTTCGTTTAAAGTCCGTAATCACTGGATAGAAACGTCGGTCATCCAGATACCGCTTTTCCACAAAGATAATGTCTTCGTTGAGATGTAGATTACCAGCTGGGCAAGTGCAGGCTAAGAAACCTTCAGTCGCCTGATAAACTTGGTCAATAATGGATAGAGAAAAGGCTTCAGCGATCCGTTCCCTATCACTATCTTCTAAGATTTCTGCCACCGAAACGATTTTTTGTGGATGGATGGCTAACTGTCCAGCCTTGAGACGCTTGCTCAATTCAATCAACATAGAGGCTGGCGCCACAATAATCGTCGGTTGGTAGCTATTGAGACGCTCGATATGCTCATCTGTATGTTTGAAAATATCAAAATACTCTAAACGAATGAGGGCCGTATTGATGGTCTGATAGAGTTCATTATCAGCTCTTAGGAAAAAGGCGATACGATGTCCAAAAAGCTGACCCTTTGGCAACATCTTGGCTAAGATAGCCGCTGCCCACATACTTCGCTCTTTCTCTGTTGTGATAAAGAGGCCCCGATGTCCAGATGTCCCTGAAGACAGACCGACTGCTACTTCGCCTTTAAGTTCACTGAAATCACGGGTTTTCTCACTTTCAATAGCTAAGGATAAGGCTTCATCACGATCCACTCCTTGGGTGTTGAGCTCATTGAAATGTTCCATCATAAAAGCCTTATCCATATGGTCAAAGTCGCTAGGCACCCCATTTTTAAAGTAGGGTGACTCTCGCTTTAAAAAGTCCATATAGTTAGCTAATTGCTTTTTCTGATAGTTTTCTAAGGCTTCTCGAGATTTGAAATGATGAAGCCAACGCGTTTGAATAAAGGTTTTAAGAAAGGTTATTTTTTTCATGTAAGATTGACTCTATCCTTTCTACAGGGTCATGACTAACAAGCACCTCAATTCCGTCTTTCAAGACTTCCTCCAGAAACTCTGTCCCCTTGATATAGTCCACCTTGTTATCTTGAACCAAGGAAGGAATCAGGTGCATCTGTTTGGTGTAAGGCAAGAGGTCAATTCCCCAGCAAAGATCTGCTGCAATGAGGAGATTAAGGTCTGGAAGATACAGACAGGCTTGCCCCCTAGCATGCCCATCAACAGAAGCTACTAGGATACTGCTATCTCCAAAGAGGTCACAAATCGGACCATAGGGAAAGTTTGAATAGCGCTGATTTGCCTTGATAACGGTCAGTCTTTTCTCAAAATCAACTGGTAAAAACTCTTTAAAGACCAAATCCTTGAGCTTGGGTTTCTGGTAAACTTCAAAAACCTCTTGAGTCAGGATAAATTGAGCGTTCGGGAAAAAACTTGCCCCTCCTAAATGGTCTGGATGGAGATGAGACAACATGACATAAGTAATCTCTTCTGGTCTAATTCCTTTTGCCTTCAATAAGTATGAAATCTGATCCTTTTCCGTCATCTGAACAGGAGTTCCTAGACGGTAAAAACCATAGCGTAGCTTCGTCTTAATGTTATAGTGATAACCCGTATCATATAGTAGATAGCCCTTGTCTCTGTGCTTAATCAGAAAGACGCCAGCTGGGAAGGTCATCTTTTTATTCTTGACTCCTTTAAATAGCAAACCCGCATAACTAGTACAATATCCGGCAGGGAAATAATCAATACTTTCGATAATCTTGGACATATTGTTCAATCCCTTCTGAAATACTGATTTGAGGGCGATAACCCAAGTCTCGCTCCGCCTTGCTGATGTCCAGCGTCTGGCTATACCGCAGCAAATAATAGGTATAGCGTGTCAGAGCCGGCTCGCCTTTAAGTTTCAAGGTCTTATAAAGAAACTCTAAACTACTTGCAATAGCTGAAAGAATAGGAGCCGGCACTTTTCTGTATGTTATCGGATAGCCCAGTCCTCTCAGGGTTTCTTCTATCAAATCCTTAAAGGCTCTTGGTTCCCCGTTGGTAATATTATAAACTTCGCCACTAGCTTGAGGAGCCTCTAGAGCCAAGCGAATGGCCAGAGCGACATTTTCCACACAGGTCATATCCATGAGCTGACGGCCATCTCCTATCAAGGGAATGCCAATTCTCTGACTGAGTTTGAGAACCCGAGGCAAAATACTGGTATCCCCAATCCCAAAAAGCCCACGAGGTCGTAAGATAATGCTCGGAACATCGGGATAATCCTTAAACAGCTTCTCCGAAGCCAGTTTACTACGGATATAGTTGTTAAGCTTATTTTCCTGAGGCGCATCACTTTCTTTGATAGCTAGCTGATCTCGAGGAGTAGCATAGATGCTAGGCGAGGACACATAAACCAAACGCTGAATACCAGCCTCTCGGCAAGCATCCAGAACATACTTAGTCCCTAAGACATTTGTCTGGTAGAAATCCTCCCAAGGCCCCCAAACGGTAGAAAGAGCACCCGCATGCACAACCATGTCCATCCCCTGACAAGCCCGAGCCAAGTCCTCTTGCTTGGTCAAATCTCCCTGAAAAAATGCCACAGAGGAGTTTTCTAAAGACTGACCCACCTTGCGATTGCGTCCAAAAGCGCGTACCTGATAGCCCTGCTGACTGAGCTCTTCAACAACATACTTGCCTAGAAAGCCCGTAGCACCTGTTACCAATACTTTCTTCATTTTTTACTTCTCCTTGTCCCCTAAGAGCCGATGTATTTCGCTCTTCAGAATCTCTGTTGGCTTATAGATTTGAGCTGCACGACTAAGTTTGTTCAAGTCTGCCCAGTCATCTCTAGCCAACAACTCATCAAAGGCGCGTCCAATCGCTTCCGTATCCTCTCGTTTAGCAGTCAAGGCAATCCCTGCCTCTAATCCACGAACTGCATAGTCATACTGATCATAGTCATGGGGGAGAATCAAGGCAGGCTTACCATAGATGATACACTGGTAAAAAATACCTGCACCACCATGATGAATCACATAATCCATCTGAGGAATGTACTCCTTATAGGGAAGATAGGATACCACAGAAACATTGTCCATGACCTCCTCACATTGGAAGTCTTGTCCGCCAAACCCCAGAGTCACAAAGAAGTGGCAATCTGGATGCGCTTTAGCCAATTGTTGTGTCTGATAGAGGAGATTGTCTTTGGCCCATGCTAGCTGAGTGCCACAGGAGACAAGGACCTTCTTATAACCTGCATAAGGAGACAAATCGAGGGGATAATTTTCTGCCCTCTCAATCGAAGAGCCAAAAGGTCCAACCCAAAGGTAGTGCTCTGGAAAATCACTTTTCAGCTCCAACTCTTTCATCCCAATTCCCAAGATGGAATAGGGTGAATAGATGGTTTCCTGACCTTTCTGATTGTAAAGCTTAAAATCGTAACGTTTCAATCGTTCTCTCAATAAAAAGCTTACGATTCGTTTCCCTAAACGAGTCCCTTTTCTTCCTAGCCATTGCAGAGCAGATTGGAAAGATGTTTTTGGACTGCCCATTCCTCCAAAGAAACAAGGCGGTCCATCTGTCGTTTCAATGGCAAACTGTGTCGCCATCGTGGTAATCCAGGGAATATTCAACTGTTCCGCTACAAGTCCTCCAGAGAGGGTTATAAAGTCCGCAATCACAATATCCGGTCTATTTTCCTGCCACTCTTGCACTAATTGATCTGAAACCACATTGATCAAATCAAGACTAGCTGACAACTGTCGATAAGCAGAAAAAAGGTTTAACTGCCCGTCATTGTTAGCTACACGCTCAAACTCATCTACACAATTTTCTAAAATGGGAATCACCCGGAATCCCATCTCCTCTGCTACAGTTTTTCGTTGTGGTCCTGTAAATAATCGAATCTCATACAAGGGATCCTTCAACAAGGGTGCAAGTAAATTCAGTGTTGGGAAGAGATGCCCACTTAAGGGCACTACAACCACATCAATTTTGATTTTTCTCATATGTCTAGGATAGCAAATTTTTAAAAAAAGAACTACCAAAATGATAGTTCTTTCCAATATTATTTATATTTTGAAGAATAAGTCGCTTCCACTCTACTTGATTTTTAGAAGAGTTCTTTGTAGAGAGCAATGGTTTCTTCTAAAGTTGGCATAAATGGATTGCCTGGCGCACATGCATCGATCAAAGCATTCTTAGAAAGGTAGTCAAAGTCAAAGTCTTTTTCTTGGATACCGAGTTCAGTGAGTTTCTTCGGAATACCAACAGTTTCAGAAAGTTTCTCAATCTCAGCGATAGCATAGTCAGCACATTCTTGGTCTGTTTTCCCTTCCACATGGAGTCCCAAGGCCTTGGCTACATTGCGAAAAGCTTCTGGTACACGCTTGGCATTTTCACGTTCTACAACTGGGAGAAGCATGGCACAGCAGACACCATGTGGCAAGTTATATACTGCACCAAGTTGGTGAGCCATAGAATGAACATAACCCAAACCAGCATTGTTAAAGCTCATACCACCGAGGAAGATGGCATTGACCATCGCCTCACGCGCTTCAATATCTTGGCCATTTGCCACAGCACGAGGGAGGTACTCCTTAATGAGTTCAATCGCTCCGATAGAGAGTTTCTTGGTCACATTATAAGCACCTGGTGTTACCAAGGCCTCGACAGCGTGAGTAAGAGCATCCATGCCTGTCGCCGCTGTCAATCCTTTCGGTTTTGAAAGCATGAGTTCTGGATCATTGACAGAGATGAGAGCGAGGCTGTTCTTATCAACCATTACCATCTTGACCTTGCGCTCTTCATCAGTAATAACATAGTTAATGGTAATTTCTGCAGAAGTTCCAGCTGTTGTATTGATTGCAACCACTGGCAAGCCTTTTTTAGCAGACTTGTGGAGACCTTCGTAGTCCTGTGGTTTTCCACCATTTGTAGCGATGATAGAGATACAACTAGCCGCATCCTGTGGAGACCCACCACCAAGACTGATGATGAAGTCACATCCATGATCTATCAGGGTAGCCACTCCGTCTGTGACGTTCTTGCAAGTCGGATTTGGCTCCACATCGCTAAAGATCACATATTCGATTCCTTCAGCATCTAAGGGTTTTAGGACCTTAGGTAAAATATCACTTCCTTCGATGAACTTATCTGTCACCAAAAGAGTCTTCTTATACCCTAGTTCCTTGATATACGGACCTACCTCATTTACAACACCTTTACCAATAAGGTTAACTGCCGGAACGTAAAATGTAGCCATATGTTTTTCCTCCTGCGCCTTTGCGCTATTTGATTATTTCCCTTAAGTATACGACCTTACCCTTCATTTTACAAATATTTGTAAGCGCTTTAAATAAAAAAACGGTAAAGAACCACTGGTCACGTTTTTAAACAAAAAAGCTCCAAAAAGATGGATTTCATCTCATTGGAACTTCTACTTAATCATTATTGCTTAGTTAATATCACTCGGTCAGATGCCTCTCGGTCCATATCATCAATTATCATTTGATTACCATTAACCGCGTAAATTTTAACATCATCTCCGATAATGACACGTTGATTTTCTGGCTCAAAGGTGACTTGCTTAATTTCCTTATCTCCATCTGGCTCGACCTCAGTCCATGTACCAGTTTTACCTGTTACAACAAGAGTGATTTGGTCATTCTCATCTTTTCCAGTATAGGTACCATCGATATTCGTAGGTTGAGCTACAGTAGTGTCCTGACTTGAGGATGCCTGTGGTTGACTAGCACTTGTAGCAGTGCTAGAAGATGATTCTTGTTGAGTAGATGATTGCTGAGCAGATTGCTGGGTAGGGGCTTGTGCCTTAGGTCCACAAGCTGCTAAAAGACTAAGAATTGCTAAAGAAGCAATAGAAAGTGTGAATGTTTTCGTTTTCATAGCGATTTCCTTTCTTTTGTGCCAATGTTTTGCTGGAATCGTTTTCGATTTTTCCTCCCCCCCAGTATAGCAACTTAGGTCTAGAAGGTCAACTAATCTCACGCTTTCCCACCAAACCCGCTCGCACTTCCGAGATAAAGTAAAGGGAGCCCGTCACGAAAAGCAGGTCCTGATCATTAGCATTTTCTTCAAATTCGCTGATAAAATCACGATAAGAGTCAACCAGTTTATAACCAGAAACATCGCTTTCTTCTAAAGAGCCTTGGTAATCAAAGCCAGTCACCTTGACTTCCGCCTCTGGCAAAGCATCTGTTAAATAACCTAGCATCCCTTGATAATCCTTACGTTTAAGGGCGCCAAAAAGGATTTGAACTTGGAAGCCTTGCTGGATTTTTTCCTGAATAAACTCAACTAAACGACTTAAAGCTGGAAGATTGTGAGCCCCGTCTAGGTAGATATGCGGACGAATCCGTTCCAATCGACCGGCCCAGTGGGTCTCTTTCAAGGCCTGTCTGACAAGCTCTTCTTCGACACCTTCCTCTCTTGACGCCATAAACAGAAGAAAAGTTTGTAAAGCCAAGGAAACATTTTCTTGCTGATAGGCACCTTCCAACCCGATTTCAAGCCGTGAAAAACTTGCTAGCTTACTTGAAAAATTCCCCGCATTTAAGGTGAAGTCTTGCCCGGTTTGATAAAGGTCTACGTCTAACTCTCTCGCTTTACTTTGGCAGACAAGCTCTGCTTCTGGAGAAAGCTTAGCAATGACCGCCTTCTTGCCAGACTTGAAAATACCAGCTTTCTGATCTGCTATTTCCTCCAAACTATCGCCCAAGGTCTCCTGATGATCTAGACCAATAGAGGTAATAACTGCAATCTCCCCTGTTACGACATTAGTGGTGTCAAGAAGACCACCAATC is a window from the Streptococcus oralis genome containing:
- a CDS encoding SP_0198 family lipoprotein; protein product: MKTKTFTLSIASLAILSLLAACGPKAQAPTQQSAQQSSTQQESSSSTATSASQPQASSSQDTTVAQPTNIDGTYTGKDENDQITLVVTGKTGTWTEVEPDGDKEIKQVTFEPENQRVIIGDDVKIYAVNGNQMIIDDMDREASDRVILTKQ
- a CDS encoding bifunctional folylpolyglutamate synthase/dihydrofolate synthase; translated protein: MFEVEEWLHSRIGLNFRSGLGRMQRAVDLLGNPEKTYPIIHVTGTNGKGSTIAFMRELFVVHGKQVGTFTSPHIISIHDRICINGQPIADEDFIRIANRVKEMEKTLLETHDHLSFFELLTLIALLYFKEQEVDLVLLEVGIGGLLDTTNVVTGEIAVITSIGLDHQETLGDSLEEIADQKAGIFKSGKKAVIAKLSPEAELVCQSKARELDVDLYQTGQDFTLNAGNFSSKLASFSRLEIGLEGAYQQENVSLALQTFLLFMASREEGVEEELVRQALKETHWAGRLERIRPHIYLDGAHNLPALSRLVEFIQEKIQQGFQVQILFGALKRKDYQGMLGYLTDALPEAEVKVTGFDYQGSLEESDVSGYKLVDSYRDFISEFEENANDQDLLFVTGSLYFISEVRAGLVGKREIS